AAGGCTACCTCGTATCCTTTGAAGGTGACAAAGATATCAACGAAGTTTTTCAGGACATCGATCAGAAGCTGGGAGCCCTGGCTGAATGATTATATGTAAAACACCACGGGAGTTAGACATCATGCGTGAAGCAGGCAGAATTGTTGCCTTAACGCACCAAAAGTTGAAAGAAAACATTCGACCTGGTATAACGACGGGCGAATTGGATAAGATTGCAGATAAGTTCATACGCAGTATGGATGCAATCCCTTCTTTTAAAGGTTATAATGGATTCCGTGGCAGTATATGTGCATCTGTTAACGAAGAACTTGTTCATGGTATTCCTGGTGACAGGGTCCTGAACAACGGAGATATCATCAGCATCGACATAGGTGCGAAGTATAAAGGTTATCACGGGGATTCGGCCTGGACGTATCCGGTCGGTACCGTCGATGACGATACAATGGAGTTGCTGAGAGTTACAGAACAATCACTGTTTAAGGGACTTGATGAAGCAAAACCAGGTGTACGCCTTTCAAATATATCGCATGCCATTCAGAGCTGTGTAGAGCCGGAAGGGTTCTCCATTGTTCGTGAATATGTCGGGCACGGCGTCGGCAGGGAACTTCATGAGGATCCGCAGATCCCTCATTATGGTCCGCCGAACAAAGGCCCGCGTTTGAAACCAGGAATGGTTTTGGCAGTTGAGCCGATGGTTAACGCAGGTTCACGCTATGTGAAGACACTGGGTGACCGTTGGACGGTAGTTACTCAAGATGGAAAGATGTGCGCACACTTTGAGCACACCATCGCGATAACGGATGAGGGTTATGAGATTTTAACAAAATCCTAAATGAAGGTGATCGTTTTTGAACGAATCTGAGTCGAGTCCTCGAATAGGTCAAATTGTTCGTATTGTGCAGGGGCGAGAGGCAGGACAGTATGCGGTTGTGATCGATGTGCTGGATGGCCGCTTTGTGCTGCTTGCCGACGGAGAGAAACGTAAGTATGATCGACCAAAGAGAAAGAATTTGCAACATGTTGAGCTTATGGATTTCATCTCTCCGGAAGTCCAGGACAGCCTTCTGGAAACTGGTCGTGTCACAAATGGCAAGCTTCGATTTGCCGTATCAAAATATGTCAATGAAGCAGTGACTGATTTGAAGAAGGGAGATCAACTCGATGGCGAAAGACGATGTAATTGAAGTAGAAGGGACCGTCGTTGAAACCTTACCGAACGCACAGTTCAAGGTTGAACTCGAGAACGGTCACTCCGTTTTAGCTCACGTATCCGGTAAAATTCGCATGCACTTCATCCGAATCTTACCAGGAGATAAGGTAACGGTAGAACTTTCCCCTTATGATTTAACTAAAGGACGTATTACGTACCGTTATAAATAAAACTCCGATCTAAAAGGAGGTATGGATGATGAAGGTAAGACCTTCTGTAAAACCAATTTGCGAAAAATGCAAAGTCATCAAACGAAAAGGTAAAGTCATGGTTATCTGTGAAAACCCTAAGCATAAACAAAAACAAGGCTAAACTGAAGGAGGTGCACGTACCATATGGCACGTATCGCAGGAGTAGATATTCCGCGTGACAAACGCGTGGTAATTTCATTAACTTATGTATATGGAATCGGTAATTCCCTTGCTAAAGACGTACTGGCTGAAGCCGGCGTATCTGAGGATACACGTGTTCGCGATCTTACAGAGGACGAACTAGCGCAAATCCGTCAAGCAGTGGAACAGTACAACGTTGAAGGTGACCTTCGTCGTGAGAACTCTCTAAACATCAAACGTTTGATTGAGATCGGTTCTTACCGTGGTATCCGTCATCGTCGCGGTCTTCCACTTCGTGGACAAAGAACGAAAAACAACTCTCGTACACGTAAAGGCCCACGTCGTACAGTGGCTAACAAACGTAAATAATAAGCAACACAAAGGAGGTAAGCAAACTATATGGCACGTAAAGGAAACACTCGTAGTCGTAAACGCCGCGTGAAAAAGAATATTGAGTCCGGTGTGGCACACATCCGCTCTACATTCAACAACACAATCGTAACAGTCACTGATGTCCAAGGTAACGTAATCAGCTGGAGCAGTGCTGGAGCTCTTGGTTTCAAAGGTTCCCGTAAATCTACTCCATTCGCTGCTCAAATGGCTTCTGAAGCTGCAGCGAAAGATGCTATGGACAACGGTATGAAAACTCTTGAAGTTACAGTTAAAGGCCCTGGTGCTGGTCGTGAAGCAGCAATCCGTTCTCTACAAGCAGCAGGTCTTGAAATCACGGCAATCCGTGACGTAACACCAGTACCACACAATGGTTGCCGCCCACCAAAACGTCGTCGCGTATAATAAGTTCTGAATAGAATTTGTCACCCTGTCTATAATGGGTTATGATAGCTTTTATCATCACCGCAGTAGACAGAGAAAATATGCAGTTGTCTTTTTATCGGGACTGCCTACCTGAGGAATTTCGGTTAGACCGTTTGTCTAACCGGGGTTTCGACGTTTTGAAGGAGGGTTTAGTGTAAATGATCGAAATTGAAAAGCCAAAGATTGAAACGGTCGAGATCAGCGATGAGTCTACTTTTGGTAAGTTCGTCGTCGAACCGCTTGAGCGTGGGTATGGTACAACTCTAGGGAACTCCTTGCGTCGTATCCTATTATCCTCACTTCCTGGCTCTGCAGTCACATCTGTTCAGATTGATGGTGTTCTTCATGAATTCTCCACTATTGATGGAGTAGTAGAAGATGTTACAACTGTCATTCTGAATCTGAAGAAACTAGCTTTGAAGGTTTACTCCGACGAAGAAAAGACTTTGGAAATTGATGTACAGGGTGAAGGAAAAGTTACAGCGGCTGACATCACGCACGATAGTGATGTGGAAATTCTTAACCCGGATCTCCATATCGCTACACTGGACAGCAGTGCCAGCTTCCGTGCGCGCATCACTGCGGAACGCGGCCGAGGATATCGTCCGGCAGAAGGAAACAACCACGAGGATCTACCAATCGGCGTTATTCCGGTTGATTCTATCTTTACACCGGTATCCCGTGTAACGTATCAAGTAGAGAACACAAGAATTGGTCAAACGTCTAATTTTGACAAGTTGACATTAGACGTGTGGACGGATGGCAGCATCCGCCCAGAAGAAGCAATCTCCTTAGGGGCTAAAATCTATATGGAACACCTCAATATCTTTGTCAGCCTTACTGATGAAGCTCAAAAAGCTGAAATCATGGTTGAGAAAGAAGAGGACCAAAAAGAGAAAGTCCTTGAGATGACGATTGAAGAACTTGACCTGTCTGTACGTTCCTATAACTGCTTGAAGCGTGCTGGTATCAACACCGTGCAGGAGCTTGCGAATAAATCTGAAGAAGATATGATGAAGGTCCGTAACCTTGGTCGCAAGTCACTTGAAGAAGTGAAGCACAAGTTGGACGAGTTGGGATTAGGTCTAAGAAAAGAAGATTAATCGATATAGAACATCTAAGAGATTCAGTTAAGGGAGGGATTATCAATGGCTAGAAAACTAGGACGTACAACAGATCAGCGCATGGCGTTGCTTCGCAACCTGGCGACTGACCTGATTGTTCACGAACGTTTGGAGACAACAGAAGCTAAAGCGAAAGAACTTCGCTCTGTAGTAGAGAAAATGATTACTCTTGGTAAACGCGGCGATCTTCATGCCCGTCGTCAAGCTGAAGCATTCCTTTACAACGTGAAGGCGGAAGGCGAAGAGCAAACAGCTTTGCAGAAGCTATTCTCTGAAATCGGCCCACGCTACGAAGACCGCCAAGGTGGTTATACTCGCGTGCTTAAGCTAGGCGAGCGTAAAGGCGATGGAGCGAAAATGGCGATCATTGAACTAGTTTAATGAATACCATTGGGGTAAAAGGGCAGGAGTGAATCTCATCGCGAGGTTACATCCAGCCCTTTTTTTATACACAATTATCGCTTGCTGACGAATAGGAGACTACTCGTCAGCAGTCGTTTGCGGGGAATAGTGTCATATTTCCTGGGAAATAGTCAGTTGAGCAGAGGAGGAACACAGATGGGAGAGAGACAAGTCGAGTTTCGGAATGTATCCTTTCGTTATCAGGAGGACATGCCGTGGGTTTTAAATGACGTTAGCTTCACGCTTGGCCCGAATGAATGGGTAGCCATTATCGGACATAACGGCTCCGGGAAATCGACGATTGCCAAGCTTATGAACGGGCTATTATTTCCTCAAGAAGGGGAAATATTAGTGGATGGTCAGGCGGTAACGCAGGAGAGCGTATGGGAAGTCAGGAAGAAGGTCGGTATGGTCTTCCAAAACCCTGATAACCAATTCGTTGGAACCACGGTTCGTGATGATGTCGCTTTCGGGATGGAGAATCACGGTATGCCCAGAGATTTGATGCAGCAGAGAATCAAAGACAGCCTTGCTTCAGTCCGTATGCAGGAGTATGAGCGTCACGAGCCCCACCGTTTGTCCGGAGGGCAGAAGCAGCGCGTGGCGATTGCGAGTGTGCTTGCTGTATCACCGGCTTTCATCATCCTGGATGAAGCGACCGCTATGCTGGATCCGAAAGGTCGGAAAGAGATCATGGAAACGGTCCGTGATGTTCAACGGGAAAGAGACTTATCCTTGATCACTATAACGCACGACCTTCATGAGGTGACCCAGGCATCCCGGGTAATCGTCATGAATAAAGGACAGGTATGGATGGAAGGAACTCCGAGAGAGGTCTTTTCAAAGAAAGATAACTTAACCGAAATTGGCTTAGATACTCCATTTGTCAGTAAATTGGCAGATCACCTGAAGACAGAAGGTGTGATGCTTTCTCGTGAGCCACTCAATCACCAGGAGTTATTGGAGGAATTATGGACATCACGTTCGACCATGTAAGTTACGTCTATCAACCGAACAGCCCGTTCGAGCATAAAGCATTGGATGATCTATCCTTCGAAATACCTTCCGGCTCTTTTGTCGCCGTCATCGGTCATACAGGATCGGGGAAATCCACGCTGATCCAACACTTAAATGGACTGCTTCAGCCTACGAGCGGAAACGTTCAAATCGGCGACTACAAGCTTACGGCTGGAGAGAAGAATAAAGATTTGAGAAATCTGCGGGAGAGTGTCGGAGTTGTGTTCCAGTATCCCGAACATCAGTTGTTTGAAGAAACGGTTGCGAAGGATATCGCGTTCGGTCCCCAGAACTTCGGGGTGGAACAGAAAGAAATCGATCGCAGAATCAAGGAAGCTGTAGAAGCTACCCATCTCCCGGAGGAATTGTTGGAACGTTCTCCTTTCGATTTAAGTGGTGGACAGATGCGCAGGGTGGCCATATCCGGGGTGCTCGCAATGAATCCGCGTGTCCTTGTATTGGATGAACCGACGGCCGGGCTCGACCCGCGCGGGCAGAAGGAAATTATGAATATGTTTTCCAATCTCCATAAAGAGAAGGAATTGACGACGATCCTCGTCACTCACAGTATGGAAGACGCGCTCTCCTATGCGGATTACATTCTTATTATGAATCACGGGAAGCTCTATATGGAAGGTGCCCCGTTGGATATATTTAAGCAGAAGGACGCTTTGGAGCAGGTGCAGCTCGATGTACCGGAAGTGATTCAGTTCCTTGCCAAAGTTAATGAGAAGTTCGGATGGGATATGGAATACAAAGGAGAAACCATGGAGGAATTGGCAGCTCTTCTTGCTGATAAAGGGAGAGGGGGTGCCGCTCGTGAGTAGTTCGATGATCATCGGGCAGTACATTCCTACGGATTCCTTTATCCACCGGCTGGACCCCCGCTCGAAAATCGCGTTGATCTTCTTTTTTGTCATCGTTGTATTTTTTGCTAATTCTGTTTGGAGTTACGGGGTTCTTGCTGTCTTTGCTGTCGGGAGCGCTCTCCTGTCTAAAGTGCCGTTTCGGTATATTATGAAAGGGTTGAAGCCGGTTTGGTTCCTGATTATTTTCACGTTCCTGCTCCACTTGTTTGTCACGAGACAAGGGGAGGTCGCTTTTTCTGTGTTCGGATGGAACGTGTATGAAGAAGGATTGATCCAAGGGGCAGCTATCTCTCTTCGATTCTTTCTTTTGATTCTGGTCACATCCCTGCTTACATTGACAACGACACCGATTGAAATAACCGATGCTATTGAAGATCTACTCGGTCCTTTGAAGAAGGTTCGATTCCCTGTCCATGAGCTGGCGTTAATGATGTCCATTTCCCTGCGTTTTATCCCGACACTTATGCAGGAAACAGAAAAAATATCAAAAGCACAGGCTTCCAGAGGAGTAGACTTCCGTACAGGTCGTTTTAAGGACCGTGTAAAGGCTGTCGTCCCTTTGCTTGTCCCACTATTCGTCAGCGCTTTTAAGCGTGCAGAAGAGCTCGCTATGGCGATGGAAGCAAGAGGATACCAGGGCGGTGAAGGCAGGACGAAGCTGAGGGAACTCCGCATCGGCCGAATCGACGTCTTTACGTATGTCGTTTTTGCTGTTGTGGTCCTTGTGCTCTTCCTCACCAGAAGCTGAAAAGGGAGGACTGGAAGATGCAGCGTATGAAGTTCACCCTGCAGTATGACGGTACGGCCTATGCCGGGTATCAGGTACAGCCGAACGGTAATACGATTCAGGCGGAGCTGGAGAAAGCACTGGCAAAAATCCATAAAGGAGAAACGGTCAAAGTGACTGCCTCCGGAAGGACCGATGCCGGCGTTCATGCCATGGGGCAGGTTATACATTTCGACACACCGCTTTCCATTCCGGATGAGAATTGGAAGAGGGCCGTCAACTCTCTGCTTCCGGATGATATTATGATCACTCATTCAGAAGCAGTTCCGGAGGATTTCCATGCCCGTTACGGGACCGTAGGGAAAGAATACCGGTACTATGTATGGAATGACAGGGACAGACAGCTGTTCAAGCGCCATCATACGTATCACGTGAAGGCAGAGCTTGATATGGCTGCGATGAAGGAGGCGTGCCGGCTGTTGGAGGGAGAACATGACTTTACGTCTTTTTGTTCTCCGAAGACAGATATTAAAGGCGACAAAGTCCGGACGATTTATGAAGCATCCATCCGGAAAGAAGGGGCAGAGATCGTGTTCCTGTTCCGAGGCTCCGGCTTCCTTTATAATATGGTCCGGATTCTTGTCGGTACACTTTTGGAGGTAGGGCGGCATGAGAGAGAGCCTGCTTCCATCCCAAGAATTCTTGCTGCAATGGATCGGGCTGCCGCCGGGAAAACAGCTCCTCCACAAGGGTTATTTCTCTGGGAAGTTTTTTACCAATAAAAGTTATTAAAAAAACAACGATTCCAGGTGTGCACGCCCTTGACATTTGGCTGTAGGGTGTTATATTATATTCTATGGCATTTTATTTCTATACCACGGTTAGCCCCGGAAATCTAATCGTATTTGAGATAAATGATAAAGTAGTTACGAAGTCTATGTGAAATTAAACAATTCAGGAGGGAAACAGATATGCGCACAACTTTCATGGCAAATGAAAACAACGTTGAACGTAAATGGTATGTTGTGGATGCTGCAGGGCAAACACTTGGCCGTTTAGCGAGCGAAGTTGCTGCGATCCTTCGCGGTAAACATAAACCAACTTACACACCACACGTTGATACAGGTGATCATGTCATTATCATCAACGCAGGTGAAATCCAACTTACAGGTAACAAGATCAACGATAAGATCTACTACCGTCACTCCAACCACCCAGGTGGATTGAAGTCCCGTACAGCTAACGAAATGCGTACGAAATACCCTGAGCAAATGCTTGAGCTTGCTGTTAAAGGTATGCTTCCTAAAGGAAGTCTTGGACGTAAAATGGGCAAGAAACTTCATGTTTTCGCTGGAGCTGAGCACAAGCATGAAGCACAAAAACCAGAAGTTTATGAACTTCGCGGATAATTAAAGGAGGTAATCTAAAGTGGCACAAGTACAATATACAGGTACTGGACGTCGTAAGAGCTCCACTGCTCGCGTACGCCTTGTTCCAGGAACTGGTCGTGTAGTAGTAAACAAACGTGATGCTGAAGACTTTTTCCCATACGAAACACTTCGTGTAATTCTGAAGCAGCCTCTAGCTGTTACGGAAACAGAAGGTAACTACGATGTACACGTAAACGTACATGGTGGTGGATTCACTGGACAAGCTGGTGCGATCCGTCACGGAATCGCTCGTGCTCTTTTACAAGCGGATCCTGAATACCGTACAACACTTAAACGCGCTGGTCTATTGACTCGTGACGCACGTATGAAAGAACGTAAGAAATACGGTCTTAAAGGTGCACGTCGCGCTCCACAATTCTCCAAGCGTTAATCGTACGAACGTACAAAAGCCATCTTTCCCAAGAGGAAGGATGGCTTTTTTTTGTTTGCAAACTTTCTGTATTTACGTTCGTTTGCTTTAGGATTAATCATCGTAACTCAATTGTGTTCATCCCTATGATGTACATGAACAGCTCACTATCTTGGGATGAAAGCGGATACAACGCGGTTGTTTCAGGTGCTACAATGAAATCGTGGAGGGAGGATAGATGGTGGAACTCAATGAGAGAAGTCACAGGATTCTTCAAGAAATAGTAGGCAACCCCAGGGTCACCAGTACGACGCTCGAAAAGAAATACCAACTGACAAGAAGGCAGCTTGGCTACAGTTTCAATAAGATTAATGATTGGCTTGCATCACACCGCCTTCCTGAAATAGAGCGTACCAGACAAGGACAGTTCATTATCGACCACTCGATTTTCGCGCAGGTCAATAAGGATCAGAAACCTGAAATGGATGCCGTCGTCTTGTCTGAGGAGCAGCGCGTTTCCTTGATTATTCTCATGCTCCTTACTCGGAGGGAGCTGTCGTTGAATCACTTCACCTATGAACTCGACTTCAGTAAGAATACCATCTTGAGTGATATGAAACAGGCGCAGTCATTCCTTGACAGGTACCATATAACCATTAACTATTCGAGGAAGTCTGGATACGTATTGGAAGGACCGGAAATTCAGATTCGCCGTGTTCTCCATAAGGTTGTTAGTGACTGGATAGCCTTGAATGGTTCAGGAAAAGTGGAAGCCATGACTTTGTTGTCACCGGATGATTTGAGCAGATATAAGGATATCATTGATGCGTTTGAAGAAAAGCTCAACATTCAGTTTACAGACGAAAAAATGGAAGCGCTACCTTATTTGCTGGCACTAAACATTAGAAGAATGGAAGACGGATATATCATTGAGTCTTTATCCGGGAACCATCAAGACATCATCCGGTCTGAAGAATATCGAGCGGTCGGAGATATATTGAAAGAGCATATCACCCATGAAGAGCGTCTCCTCTTAAGTCTCTATCTCTTAACCACCAATGTGTATCGATCCGAAGAGCTTGCACCGACAGATCCATTAACGACGCTGCCCCCGGTTATAGAACAAATGATCCGTCTTTTTGAACGGGGCGCCTGCGTTCATTTTCATAATAGAAGCCTTTTATCGGATAAGCTGTTCCAGCACATCCGACCTGCTTATTACAGGATCAAGTATGGACTGACAGAGACGCAGGTGATTCATGATTCGATTACGGAAGAATTAAAAGAAGTGCACCATTTGGTCAGACGCTCTGTGCGTCCATTGGAGAGGTACATCGGGGCCGACATTCCTGATAATGAATTGTCTTTTATGACGATGTTAATCGGCGGTTGGATGACGCGGCAGGGAGAGAGCATGAAAGAGAAAGTAAAAGCTGTTGTCGTCTGTCCTCAAGGCGTGTCCGTCTCACGACTGTTGTTTAATCAATTGTCGGAGTTGTTTCCTGAATTTGTTTTCCTCGACTCTTTGTCGGTCCGAGAGTATTGGAGGTGTGAGTTGGATTACACGCTTGTTTTCTCTACCTCACCGCTAGAAGGAGAGGATAAAGTCATTCAATGCAAACCATACCTTGATCAGGACGATCGACTGCGGTTAAGAAAGCAGGTCATGATGGAGGTTCAAGGTTATGTGATGAATGATATCCGTGTGGATCACTTGATGGATATTATCCGCAATCACACAACGATCCACGATGAGAAAGCTTTGAAGGAAACGTTGAGCGTTTATGTGCATCGAGAAGAGGAATCAGTAATCAAGCAGAGGGTGGAGAGCGTTCCGCTTCACCTGGAAGATTTCCTTCCGATCGATCACATTCAAGTAGTGGAATATGTGGACTCTTGGGAGAAAGCACTGTCTATTGCATCCGAACCGTTGATCAGGCATGGCTTTATCAAACAAAGTTATGTCGAGGCGATGCGGCAGCAGGTGAGAGATCCATACATCATCATCGCCCCGCACGTTGCTATTCCCCATGCAGCGCCTGAAGATGGTGTAGCACGAACCGGAATGAGTTTGTTGGTCGTCCGTTCAGGTGTTTCGTTTAATACAGAGGAGACCGTTCATATGATGGTCGTGATCGCGGCGGTGGATAAGAAGAAGCATATGAACGGTTTGATGCAGTTATTGAGCTTAGCCGGGCAGGAGGAAGATCGGGAACGCCTCATTCGTGAGGGGAAACCTAAAGATATACAGGAAGTGATCATGCGTCATTCTGTGTAGTGTCCGGAACAATATTTTATGGATAATGTGGTGAATAGGATGAGTAATGTTTATTTTAATGAATCAGTCATTTTATTAGATCTGGATGCGGGATGCAAGGAAGAAGTGCTCGAGGCAATGAGTAGGAACCTTGTGGATTTAAAGTTGGTCAAGGAGAGTTTTCCACCCGCCATCATCCGAAGGGAAGAGGAATATGCAACAGGGTTACCGACTGCCGGAGTCGCTGTCGCTATTCCGCATACCGATGTGGAGCATGTGCTCCGGAAGACGATAAGTGTGGGAGTACTGAAAGAAGCAGTGGAGTTCGGTGTAATGGGGGATGGAGAGGAAACGATCCCAGTCCGTATTGTCTTTCTGTTGGCTATGGACGAAGCCCACTCCCAGCTTTCTTTGCTTCAACAGCTCATGGGAGTTTTTCAAAACGAAGAAATTTTACGATTGATCCTGGAAGAAAAAAACAAATCAGGCATCCGGCGTTTATTGGAACAGAAACTTGCGTTTGATGCTATAGAAGGAGAGAAATCATAATGGCGAAAAAACAAGTATTGGTAGCATGTGGAGCGGGGATTGCAACATCGACGGTCGTGAACGGGGCCATTGAAGAAATGGCGAAGGAAAACAATTTGAGCGTAGACCTGGTTCAAATAAAAATTGCGGAAGTAGGCGGCTATGTCGATACAGCAGATCTGCTTGTCACAACAGCTATGACTCAGAAAGAATACCCTTTTCCGGTAATTAATGCACGTTCCTTCCTGACTGGAATTGGAACAGAGGCGACGAAGAAAGAAATTTTACAGGAGTTGCAGAAGTAACCGGCATGCTCGCCGGTGGATAGAATCGAGGGAGGACTTTACATGCAGGGTTTCGTCGACATCGTACAAGGATTTTTGGATTTGGGGGCAACAGTCATTCTTCCTGTTGCCATCTTCTTACTAGGTTTACTGTTCGGACAAAAGCCAGGAAAAGCGTTCCGTTCCGGACTGACGATAGGAGTAGCTTTTGTAGGTATATTCCTCGTCGTCGATCTCCTTGTTAACAACCTGGGGCCGGCAGCGCAGGGGATGGTCGATCGGCTTGGAGTGGAATTGAACGTCATTGATGTAGGATGGCCGGCTTCTTCATCTATTGCGTGGGCCTCCATCGTAGCTGCGTTTATCATTCCGCTCGGCCTTGTCGTTAATGTCATCATGCTGGTGACGAAGACGACGAAAACGATGAACGTGGATATTTGGAATTTCTGGCATTATACATTCATGGCTGCCATGGTCTATGCCATTTCCGGCAGCATCGTGCAAGGCTTGATCGCCGCAGTTATCTTCCAGGTTGTTTGTTTGAAAGTAGCAGACTGGACAGCTCCGATGGTCAGTAAATTTTTCGACCTTCCCGGTGTTTCGGTCGCTACAGGCAGTACGATTTCCTACGCGCCGGGAATTTTCCTGGTACAGTTGTTGAATAAAGTGCCGGTAGTGAAGAATTGGAATGCCGACCCGGAGACGATTCAGAAGCGTTTTGGAATCTTCGGTGAATCGATTTTCATCGGACTCTTTCTAGGGGCGGCAATCGGAATATTGGCTGGATACAGTGTTGGGGATGTCATCGAAATCGGCATGGCGATGGCGGCCGTCATGGTTCTTATGCCACGTAT
This sequence is a window from Bacillus sp. SB49. Protein-coding genes within it:
- a CDS encoding BglG family transcription antiterminator, with protein sequence MVELNERSHRILQEIVGNPRVTSTTLEKKYQLTRRQLGYSFNKINDWLASHRLPEIERTRQGQFIIDHSIFAQVNKDQKPEMDAVVLSEEQRVSLIILMLLTRRELSLNHFTYELDFSKNTILSDMKQAQSFLDRYHITINYSRKSGYVLEGPEIQIRRVLHKVVSDWIALNGSGKVEAMTLLSPDDLSRYKDIIDAFEEKLNIQFTDEKMEALPYLLALNIRRMEDGYIIESLSGNHQDIIRSEEYRAVGDILKEHITHEERLLLSLYLLTTNVYRSEELAPTDPLTTLPPVIEQMIRLFERGACVHFHNRSLLSDKLFQHIRPAYYRIKYGLTETQVIHDSITEELKEVHHLVRRSVRPLERYIGADIPDNELSFMTMLIGGWMTRQGESMKEKVKAVVVCPQGVSVSRLLFNQLSELFPEFVFLDSLSVREYWRCELDYTLVFSTSPLEGEDKVIQCKPYLDQDDRLRLRKQVMMEVQGYVMNDIRVDHLMDIIRNHTTIHDEKALKETLSVYVHREEESVIKQRVESVPLHLEDFLPIDHIQVVEYVDSWEKALSIASEPLIRHGFIKQSYVEAMRQQVRDPYIIIAPHVAIPHAAPEDGVARTGMSLLVVRSGVSFNTEETVHMMVVIAAVDKKKHMNGLMQLLSLAGQEEDRERLIREGKPKDIQEVIMRHSV
- a CDS encoding PTS sugar transporter subunit IIA, which codes for MSNVYFNESVILLDLDAGCKEEVLEAMSRNLVDLKLVKESFPPAIIRREEEYATGLPTAGVAVAIPHTDVEHVLRKTISVGVLKEAVEFGVMGDGEETIPVRIVFLLAMDEAHSQLSLLQQLMGVFQNEEILRLILEEKNKSGIRRLLEQKLAFDAIEGEKS
- a CDS encoding PTS sugar transporter subunit IIB yields the protein MAKKQVLVACGAGIATSTVVNGAIEEMAKENNLSVDLVQIKIAEVGGYVDTADLLVTTAMTQKEYPFPVINARSFLTGIGTEATKKEILQELQK
- a CDS encoding galactitol-specific PTS transporter subunit IIC, translated to MQGFVDIVQGFLDLGATVILPVAIFLLGLLFGQKPGKAFRSGLTIGVAFVGIFLVVDLLVNNLGPAAQGMVDRLGVELNVIDVGWPASSSIAWASIVAAFIIPLGLVVNVIMLVTKTTKTMNVDIWNFWHYTFMAAMVYAISGSIVQGLIAAVIFQVVCLKVADWTAPMVSKFFDLPGVSVATGSTISYAPGIFLVQLLNKVPVVKNWNADPETIQKRFGIFGESIFIGLFLGAAIGILAGYSVGDVIEIGMAMAAVMVLMPRMVKILMEGLMPVSESAREWLSKRFGDREIYIGLDAAVALGHPAVISTALILVPITVALAVILPGNALLPFGDLATIPFVVAFIVGAAKGNIVHSVIVGTVMIALSLYMATDVAPVFTEMAVNSNFDMPEGSAKISSIDQGGNLVNWVIFKVFSVFN